The segment CCAGAGATACAACCGCCGCTTACCCCTTGGTCGTGATCGATGTCAAATCGATTGACGCAACCTTGAAAAAAGTGGCAAAAAGCGGCGGTAAAGTTGTGCTGCCGAAACAAAATGTCGGTGATTTTGGCTATTATGCCCGCATTAAAGATACGGAGGACAACACAATAGGTTTATGGGAAGCGATCAAGAAATAACCCTGACCTATTCTTATACTGATCCCTAAAGATAGGGGCGGATGATGGTCAAGCAACCGCCCCTATATTCACCCCTTTCATTCCTGAGTTGATCAATGAAAAATTATATCCCTTTTCCGGTACGTGCCGGTACCACCTCCCGCCAAGCCCATGCGAATTTGCCCGAAGGCTCTTATGAGCGGGAAATCGGCAAAGAAGGTTTCTTCGGCCCCGCCAGTCATATGTATCATAAACACCCCCCGACCGGTTGGATTGATTGGGAAGGGCCGCTACGCCCAAGGGCTTTTGATCTGAATAAATTATCAGGCTCAATTTCCTGCCCGTGGCAAGCACCTGATATTTTATTCAATGCCAATGTGCGCCTGCGTTTTTGGCATTTATCCCAAAAAATGGACCATTTGGTACGGAATGGTGATGGCGATGAGTTGCTGTTCATCCACGAAGGTAATGGTGAATTATATTGTGATTTCGGCCATTTAAGCGTCCGGGCTGGCGATTATGTGATGATCCCCCGCAGCACCATGTGGCGGCTGGAACCTCAGGGCAGTGGGATAAAATTATTGCTGATTGAAGCCACCAACAGTAGTTATCAGTTACCTGAAAAAGGCTTGGTTGGCGCACATGCTATCTTTGATCCGGCGATGCTGGATGTACCAGCCATTGATGAGGCTTTCCTAGCACAGCAAGATGAAAAAAAATGGCAAGTGCGGATTAAACGGCAGCAATTGATTTCAACCGTTACCTATCCCTTCAACCCCTTGGACGCGATGGGTTGGAAAGGTGATTTGGCACCGGTGCGGATCAATGTAGCGGATATCCGTCCCCTGATAAGCCACCGCTATCATTTGCCCCCCTCCGCCCATACCACTTTTGTAGCCAACCGCTTTGTCATTTGCACCTTTGCACCACGTCCCTTTGAAAGCGCACCGGATGCCATTAAGATCCCCTTCTTCCATAATAATGATGATTATGATGAAGTGCTGTTTTATCATGCCGGTGATTTTTTCAGCCGTGATAACATCAAAGCGGGTATGATAACCTTCCATCCCTGCGGCTTCACGCATGGGCCACATCCCAAGGCTTTGCAGAATATGTTGGTGCAGAAAAAACCGGCAACCGACGAATACGCCGTGATGATCGATACGCGTGATGCCCTGGAAACAGGCGCATCAACTAGAGATATAGAAAACTTGGCTTACGTGAATAGCTGGAAAAAATCTTAATGCAACATACAGTGAATTAACATGAAACTGGCAACCCTTAAAAACCACCGGCGTGACGGGCAATTGATCGTGGTCAGCACCGATTTGCAATCATATGCTGTTTCCGAGATTCCCACCCTGCAACAGGCGTTGGATGACTGGCAAAAGGCCAGCCCCCTCTTGCAAAGACTGTCCCAGCAACTCAATCAAGGACGAATGAAGGGGGCGCAACCATTTGTGGCCAAAGACTGCGCGTCACCTTTGCCACGGGCGTTCCAATGGGCGGATGGATCGGCTTATGTCACCCATGTTGAATTGGTACGCAAAGCGCGCGGCGCGGATATGCCCACCAGCTTCTGGACGGACCCCTTGATGTATCAGGGTGGCTCGGATACGTTTTTAGGTCCTTGTGAAGATGTCCGGTTGGCCCAGGAGGATTGGGGAATTGATTTTGAGGCAGAAGTGGCTGTCATCACCAATGATGTGCCGATGGGGGTTAAAGCTGCCAAAGCCGCGCAGCATATCCAATTACTGCTGCTGGTCAATGATATGTCACTGCGAAATTTGATCCCCGGGGAACTTGCCAAGAATTTTGGCTTTTTTCAAAGCAAGCCTTCTTCGTCTTTCTCCCCGGTGGCAGTGACCCCAGATGAATTGGGCCAAGCCTGGGACGGAAAAAAACTGCATCTGCCTCTTTACAGCTACCTCAATAACAGCTTATTTGGCAAGCCGAATGCAGGTGTGGATATGACTTTTGATTTCGCCCAACTGATTGCCCATGCGGCTAAAACCCGATCGTTGGCGGCTGGTTCTATCATCGGCTCCGGCACGGTTTCCAATAAAGATCAAAGCGTCGGCTCCTCCTGTATTGCCGAACGCAGAGTGCTGGAAACCATCGCTTCAGGCAAACCAAGCACACCGTTTTTGCGTTTTGGTGACCAGGTGCGGATTGAAATGTATGATGTGCAAGGCCAGTCCATTTTCGGTGCCATCGATCAAAAAATTGTTGCTTATTCCCCTGCTCCTTAACAGGCTAAAGATCGCTTTTAAGCATATCATCGGGGTAACCTGCATGGATGAGATGTGCCGCAGGGGAATTTTGCTTGCGGAGGCAAAGCTTTTATCCTACAATGCAAGGTCTATCCGGTTTGAAAGGTAGGGAACCTGATCAGAAGTGATGGCAAATCCTTGAGAGGATGAGCCTTTGTTTTTGTTACGTTTTTTCTTATCCGGTCAACGGATAGAATTGATCTCATGGCTGCGGTCTTGGGCACTGTTATTTAATTCAGGAGGCTTCATTGGCAATTGGTACCGTTAAATGGTTTAATTTCAAAAAAGGTTATGGCTTCATCCAACCCGAAGACAACTCGCAAGATGTTTTCGTGCATATTTCGGCGTTAGAGCAATCCGGGATCAGCACCTTGCCGGAAGGTCAGAAAATCACCTATGAATTAGCTAATAACCGCGGCAAAACGTCGGCCGTAACTTTGAAATTGCTTTAATTCACATCACATTTCCAACTTCGATTGGCCAGGCTTCTATTGGCCAGGCTTCTATTG is part of the Rhodospirillaceae bacterium genome and harbors:
- a CDS encoding fumarylacetoacetate hydrolase family protein — encoded protein: MKLATLKNHRRDGQLIVVSTDLQSYAVSEIPTLQQALDDWQKASPLLQRLSQQLNQGRMKGAQPFVAKDCASPLPRAFQWADGSAYVTHVELVRKARGADMPTSFWTDPLMYQGGSDTFLGPCEDVRLAQEDWGIDFEAEVAVITNDVPMGVKAAKAAQHIQLLLLVNDMSLRNLIPGELAKNFGFFQSKPSSSFSPVAVTPDELGQAWDGKKLHLPLYSYLNNSLFGKPNAGVDMTFDFAQLIAHAAKTRSLAAGSIIGSGTVSNKDQSVGSSCIAERRVLETIASGKPSTPFLRFGDQVRIEMYDVQGQSIFGAIDQKIVAYSPAP
- a CDS encoding homogentisate 1,2-dioxygenase, producing MKNYIPFPVRAGTTSRQAHANLPEGSYEREIGKEGFFGPASHMYHKHPPTGWIDWEGPLRPRAFDLNKLSGSISCPWQAPDILFNANVRLRFWHLSQKMDHLVRNGDGDELLFIHEGNGELYCDFGHLSVRAGDYVMIPRSTMWRLEPQGSGIKLLLIEATNSSYQLPEKGLVGAHAIFDPAMLDVPAIDEAFLAQQDEKKWQVRIKRQQLISTVTYPFNPLDAMGWKGDLAPVRINVADIRPLISHRYHLPPSAHTTFVANRFVICTFAPRPFESAPDAIKIPFFHNNDDYDEVLFYHAGDFFSRDNIKAGMITFHPCGFTHGPHPKALQNMLVQKKPATDEYAVMIDTRDALETGASTRDIENLAYVNSWKKS
- a CDS encoding VOC family protein, whose amino-acid sequence is MDSVSHFEVVFDNKERAKKFYQTMFGWQFQEVPGMDYVMAMTAEGDQKGCPKEPGKINGGLMARDTTAAYPLVVIDVKSIDATLKKVAKSGGKVVLPKQNVGDFGYYARIKDTEDNTIGLWEAIKK
- a CDS encoding cold-shock protein, translated to MAIGTVKWFNFKKGYGFIQPEDNSQDVFVHISALEQSGISTLPEGQKITYELANNRGKTSAVTLKLL